From Acipenser ruthenus chromosome 23, fAciRut3.2 maternal haplotype, whole genome shotgun sequence, the proteins below share one genomic window:
- the LOC117413490 gene encoding serine/threonine-protein kinase 40, which yields MLKRRGTDRGAGETSSRAAKVLCTGIAGNNAKRAGPFILGHRLGNSPVPSIVQCLARKDGTDDFYQLKILTLEERGEKGAETQEERQGKMLLHTEYSLLSLLHDQDGVVHHHGLFQDRAYEIVEDHEANKLVRKMKKRICLVLDCLCAHDFSDKTADLINLQHYVIKEKRLSERETIVIFYDVARVVEALHKKNIVHRDLKLGNMVLNKRTHRITITNFCLGKHLVSEDDLLKDQRGSPAYISPDVLSGRPYRGKPSDMWALGVVLFTMLYGQFPFYDSIPQELFRKIKAAEYIIPEDGRVSENTVCLIRKLLVLDPQQRQTASEVLDSLSGIIASWQSMSSLSGPLQVVPDIDDQANPLEHPQEGKLTEESSQYEFENYMRQQLMLAEEKNTIHEAKNFMPKRQFGNIPPVRRLGHDAQPVSPLDAALLAQRYLRK from the exons ATGTTAAAACGAAGGGGAACGGACAGAGGAGCTGGGGAAACCTCAAGCAGAGCAGCTAAAGTTCTTTGTACTGGGATAGCCGGAAACAATGCCAAGAGAGCTGGACCCTTTATACTAG GACACCGTTTAGGTAACTCGCCTGTGCCAAGTATAGTTCAGTGTTTGGCAAGAAAAGATGGCACAGATGACTTTTATCAGTTAAAG ATCCTCACCTTAGAAGAAAGGGGTGAAAAGGGAGCAGAAACCCAAGAGGAACGCCAAGGAAAGATGCTGCTGCATACAGAGTACTCCCTGCTGTCTTTGCTTCACGATCAGGATGGTGTGGTCCATCATCATGGCCTCTTCCAG GACCGAGCCTACGAGATTGTAGAAGATCACGAAGCCAACAAGCTGGTCCGGAAAATGAAGAAGAGGATCTGTTTAGTTTTGGATTGTCTTTGTGCTCACGATTTTAGCGACAAAACAGCAGACCTCATTAACCTCCAGCATTATGTTATAAAAGAGAAGAGGCTAAGTGAGAGGGAAACTATTGTAATATTCTATGACGTGGCACGAGTTGTGGAAGCTTTGCATAAG AAAAATATTGTGCACAGGGACTTGAAGCTGGGAAACATGGTGCTAAATAAAAG GACTCACAGAATAACAATCACCAATTTCTGCTTGGGGAAACACCTGGTTAGTGAGGACGACCTTCTCAAAGACCAGCGGGGAAGCCCTGCATATATCAGCCCAGATGTCCTCAGTG GTCGGCCATACCGTGGGAAGCCAAGTGACATGTGGGCTCTTGGAGTTGTGCTGTTCACCATGTTGTATGGACAGTTTCCGTTTTATGACAGCATACCTCAGGAGCTGTTCCGGAAAATTAAGGCAGCAGAGTACATCATCCCAGA GGATGGTCGTGTTTCAGAGAACACTGTGTGTCTTATCCGGAAACTCCTAGTCCTTGACCCACAGCAGAGGCAGACTGCATCGGAGGTGCTGGATTCTCTCAGTGGCATTATCGCATCATG GCAGTCGATGTCTTCACTCAGTGGTCCACTGCAAGTAGTGCCGGATATTGATGACCAAGCAAATCCTTTAGAACATCCACAAGAG GGAAAGCTGACAGAAGAGTCTTCACAGTACGAATTTGAGAACTACATGAGACAGCAGTTGATGCtggcagaagaaaaaaacactattCATGAAGCAAAGAACTTTATGCCCAAGCGGCAGTTTGGCAACATCCCGCCAGTGCGGCGACTTGGACATGATGCCCAGCCTGTGAGCCCTTTGGACGCTGCCCTCCTTGCTCAGCGATATTTGAGAAAGTAA